ATGTATGTCGTCTAATGCCTTCAAATGTTATTTAGTAATAATGCAGTTGTAATTTTGCAATGCAGGTGATAGATCATGTAAGGCCTGatgttgttgcagtaggtaacacTCCTTATGGTTAGTCTCGTACAATCGATTATGTTTTAATTAGATCCATTGCAAATTTCATTTCATAATATTCTTCTTAAAATAGTTCGCCTATACGTTCACCGGTTTTGTTTGGGTTATTTCAAATGGAATCTTGGATCTTTATAATCAGAAATTTCAAAACTTTTTCTTCGTTTGATATCGACCTTTCATAGTAGATGGCATGAATTGCCATTCTCACCTCGAATGATCTTCATAGCATGAAGTTCCCTTTAATAGAGACTCAAAATGGCGATACAAATAACTGTTATTGCATTCGAAACCCACATTTCCTATGGATTTTCTTAGCATCCTTCAATTATATCTTACCGATAGGGTTGATTATGGTTCCTTAAGTTACTAATATTCAGGGAATAACTCAAATTGTCTCAACATGCCTTCAGTTGCTTTTTCCTTGTTACCTAGAATTATGATGTCCACTTTGAATTTCCAGGTGTCGTCGATCATGACAGTTTGAAGGATTCAATTTAAGGTCTTGCTGCTACAAATAATTTTTGTGGGGACTGCGTTAGTACTCTACAATTTAGAATTGTAATTGAGAGTTTCTGCATAAATAAAACTAGTGATTGAGCTTATACATTATCCTAAGTTTCAACAAAGGAACTTTAAGGGGGACTTATTTTACATGCTTCTTGTAAGAATTTCTTACTGCACATACTCGAGCTTTTAACTTCTTTGATTTATTAAGGAAGAGATCCGCAATGTCTGTTTTCAGGTTGAGCTGTGCAAGGAATGTGCCATGGCGATCATGGAGTGGAAACCTGAAGATGATACATCATTGTACATGTTGTTCCGCAGATCCATGAGAGCTGCAGGTGGACTGTGCATGAAGTTTGTTATCTTCATTGAGAGTTGCCGGGAGCGCCGGTCGCATGCAAATGGTATTTTTCCAGGCCTGGAGTTCAAGGTAGTTGTGAATTAAGCTTTGAAATGCATATGAACTTGCTTATTGCTTAAATTTGTTTTCTTCGTACGCCTCGCATATTCTTGTCATATTATAACCTTGGCTTTGTTTTCCAGGTTGCAATCGAAGAATCTTCTAGAGTAGGAGCAAGATGTTTTTACATCGATCAAGATATGGATGTAATCCTTACTTTCTTTGTTTTCTCTTTGGCTCATAATCTTTTTTGGATCAGGAATTATAAATTTATAACTTTATTGGCAGGTTACTCTTCAGCAATTATGTAAAGTATCCTCTTTTTACTGGCTTTGGAGTGCATATAGTACTGGAGTAAGGGGTGAAGCCAAATTTACAAGATCCTTTGTGCAGGAAATACATAGCTTTCAGAAAGAACTTAGTCCAGAGATTGTAAGTTTCTCTGGTCACTCATGAAGTTTCCTTGAGATACATAGTTGAATTACACAAGTTTCTTCTCCTTTGCTGTATTTGTTAACCGATCAATGTCATTTCCTTATGCTTTTCTGCTTGCAAATACTAATATACCTAATGTACTATACTGTAATTTGTGTTGGACTTTTTCCTCTTGAAGAGAGACAACAAAACTGAATTGTCAAATCTACTTTAAATGGCACAGTTAAGGCGATGATTGAAGATAGAGACAAGTTTATGTTTACGAACCTtagaagttttcaaggaaaagttgTAGCAGCGGTTGGGATGGGTCACATGGATGGAATTGAACTATTGTGGAAGCGAGAGGAGGAGGATGACAATAGCAGCGTCTTTATAACTGTAATTGAGGGTTGCCACGGTAATTTCGCTTTCACGCTCTCTTATTTATTCTTACTTTGAATAGTTTTCACTTTGCAGTATGCTTCATATATCAGTTGATCAATACTAGACACAGACAGACCCTCTCATCTGTCCTTTAGTTTCAGTATATACCTGCTTTCTCCTAGTCAGTTTGGTACTTTAAATAATTTGCATTGGAAGATTGGGAACAATTGCAGACTAAAAGAAAACCTATCCTTGAGGCCTTATGTTTTAGTACGGCAGTCACCATTATCATTTGCTAGATACAACAGAACCGTCGATCCTACAAACTATCATCTGCTAAATCACAAAACTGTCTAAAATCCACAATGCCTTTTCATGATTTTGTTAGATACAGAATATTCTAGTTTTGACTGGAAAGACGATTTATGGTCCTCATATATTTAGTAAGATATTCATAGAAAACTGAACATACCAAGTGCCTTCTAATTTCTGTGTTCAATGGGTAAACAACCCTGCTAAATTGTAGTGTATCAGCTTGCATATGGTCTATTTTGCAATTgatattgataaaaaaaacagAGCTGCTGAAATTGGTGTTTGCCTAATTGTATTAGTACTTATATATATTGTTTTGATCTTTTATTGACAGGACATTCAGAGTAGGGTGAAGACAAATTGTTTGGGGAAGTTTCAGTCTATGCTGTTTCGAATCGGAATTTTGTGAACAAGGTTGGTTTTATTAGGCCAAGCTAGgtgatgcagatgagcaggctatagcctatttggaggctaaaaatccaagtgtcgtaatttagatccttAGGGGTCCATTTCTATGGGAAACAAGCCAAAAAACAGGACAAGGCAATCTTCGATTGACTTGGtcttcagaatttagccaaattccatcgtttagggcatcaaacatacgtttttgctattttaggaaagtttttattttgttaataactctttcgttaggagtctgtttgggccgccgtttgaggcgaattgttttattttatgagtactttcattattttaggtcgaCCAAAACAAAGAGTCGCACGTTATGTAGGTGGTCTTCCTCAGCAATATCAAGATACACTTAACATGTTTGACTGTTGTTCTATATCGGATGCACATCATAGAGCAAGGCAGGTAGAGAAACAAGTGGGGCGTAGAAGTTCAAATTGGGGTAACAATGTAGCATCTTCCCCAACAAGTAATCGTAGTACGTCAACAACTAGTACTGTTAACAAACCTAATTCGGTTTCGACCCCAAGTAAAACTCCAATCAGCTATTTTGGAGGCAAGTGTAATAAGTGCGGTGAAACTTGGCACAAAGGCACTGACTGTCGCAAAGTAGAACGtgtgaacaaggttcttttcaatgaagacaatcgtgaagaagatgattgGGTACCTGAATATGATGAGTATCCAGAGGATGACTCTGAACCTAGTGATGAAGTAGTTACAGGAGTGAACTTTGTAGCAAGAAGAAGTTTTCTCACTCCACGTACAGATGAGGACGACAACTGGTTACGTAATAATATATTCCAGTCGACATGTACGATCGAGGGGAAAGTTTGTCGTTTAGTTATTAATCCTGGAAGTTGCGAGAATATTATTGACGAAGAGGTCGTGAAATGGTTTAGGCTGGAAACCAAGGCACATCCGCATCCATATAAACTTTCTTGGCTTAAGAAAGGGAATGAGGTGAAAGTAAACAAATGTTGTTTGGTTTCTTTTTCGATTGGtaacaaatataaagataaaatatggtGTGACATTACTAGTATGGATGCTTGTCACTTGTTGTTGGGTCGACCATGGGAGTTTGACAGGAAAACTAGTCATGACGGGCATAAAAATACCTACAGCTTTTTATGGAACGACGTACGTATAGTACTTGTACCCAGCAAAGAAATTGCACCTAAACCATCTACCGGACAAACTACCAATCTCTTGTCGTTTAAGCAGTTTGAAGTTGAGGCAGAAGATGCAGGAGAACTGTATGTGTTGATTAGCAAAGACCAACAGCCGGATGAAAGTAGTATCCCTATTGCAGCTCAACCTTTAATTAAGGAATTTATTGATGTTTTCCCTAACGAGTTGCCAGACGAGCTACCACCTCTCCGGGATATACAACACCATATTGATCTCATCCCTGGATCAAGCTTGCCAAACAAAGCGCATTATAGAATGAGTCCTAGGGAGCATGAAGAACTTCGTcgtcaagtggaagagttgttaCAGAAAGGTTTGATCCGACAGAGCCTAAGTCCTTGTGCTGTACCGGCCTTGTTGATTCCAAAGAAAGATGGAACGTGGAGAATGTGTGTTGACAGTCGAGCCATCAACAAAATCACAGTAAAATACCGTTTTCCAATTCCTAGATTGGATGACCTGCTAGATCAGTTGTGTGGAGCGAAGGTGTTTAGCAAACTCGACTTGAAGAGTGGGTACCATCAGATCAGAATTCGAGAAggtgatgagtggaaaacagcttTTAAGACTCGAGAAGGGTTATATGAGTGGATGGTTATGCCGTTTGGATTGTCCAATGCGCCTAGTACATTCATGCGTATAATGAATCAAGTTCTCAGGCCCTTTATCGGTACTTTTGTGGTCGTTTATTTCGACGATATTCTTATTTATAGTGTTGATATGAACATGCATTTTCAACATCTTCGAGAAGTGCTTTCAACTCTACGTCGGGAAAAATTATTTGCAGCCATCAAGAAGTGTTCATTCATGACTGACCAAATTCTATTTCTCGGCTATGTCGTAACCAAGGATGGAATAAAGGTAGATGATTCCAAGGTTGAAGCTGTAAGAAATTGGACCACACCCACTACACTGCACGAGGtaaggagttttcatggtttCGCTTCTTTTTACCGGCGTTTTATTCATCACTTCAGCACCATTATGGCACCCATTACTGAATGCATGAAAGAAGGAAAGTTATCATGGTATGAGGAAGCTGACAAAGCCTTTGAAGCAGTCAAGACAAAACTAATAACCGCACCACTATTGGTGTTACCTGATTTCAGCAAGCCATTTGAATTACACTGTGATGCATCGAAGGTGGGAATTGGAGCTGTTTTGAGTCAGGAAGGACGACCTGTAGCATATTTTAGTGAGAAGTTGAATGGTGCTAAGACAAACTACAGTACTTATGATGTGGAGTTTTATGCCATAGTTCAAGCCTTGAAGCATTGGCGACACTACGTAATTCATAACGAATTCATTATGTTTTCTGACCATGATTCTTTAAGGCATATCAATAGGCAAGAGAAACTTTCATCTAGACATGGTAAGTGGGCTTCTTATTTGCAAGAGTTCACTTTTGTACTGAAGCACAAAGCTGGGTCGcagaatcaagttgctgatgctttAAGCCGTCGAAGTATGTTACTCAACACCATGCGAACTGAGGTAATAGATTTTGATTCGTATTCTAAACATATTCTAACCGATCCACACTTTGTGGAGATTGTGGATAATATCAGTCTAGGAAAACGAAGTGATTACCTTATGCATGAAGGATTTCTCTTTAAAGGTAACCAATTGTGTATTCCCGATTCTAGTCTTCGATTGAAGATTATTAAGGAGTTACATGACGAGGGGCACATGGGTAGAGATAAGACTTTCCAGCTTGTTTCAAAatcatattactggccaacaatgaggcGTGAAGTTGCTAAATTCGTGGACAGATATCGAATATGTCAAGTTTCAAAAGGAAAAGCAACCAATGCAGGGTTATATATACCACTAAAAGTTCCAAGCCAACCATGGTCAGATTTGAGCATGGATTTCGTATTGGGTTTACCTCGAACTCAGAGGGGGCATGATTCAGTATTTGTTGTTGTCGACCGTTTTTCAAAAATGTCTCACTTTATTGCTTGCAAGAAGACTACTAATGCACTGAAGGTAGCTGAATTGTTCTTCCAAGAAGTGTATCGTCTACATGGATTGCCCTGTTCAATAGTCAGTGATCGAGACACAAGATTCcttagttatttctggaaaacctTGTGGAAATTGGCTAATACAAGACTTAATTTCAGTAGTGCGTATCATCCTCAAAGTGATGGCCAAACAGAAGTTGTGAATCGTTCTTTGGGTGATATACTACGGTGTATGGTTGGAGACAATCCGAAAAGTTGGGACCAGAAACTTTGCCAAGCTGAATTTGCATTTAATCGTTCAGTCAACCGTAGCCTGGGTATGAGTCCGTTCGAGGTTGTTTATGGATGCAATCCACGAGCACCAATAGATTTAGCTCGTGTTCCTGATTTGAAGAGAATTGAAGTTCGTGTTGAAGAACGTATCCAACAGCTGCAGCAAGTTCACAAGTTGGCCGAAGAACAGTTGCTTCGAGCTAATGAAAGGTACAAGGAGGCGGCAGATAAGAAACGCAGAGTTGTCGAGTTTGAAGTAGGGGATTTTGTCTGGGCAATATTGACAAAGGATCGTTTTCCAGTTGGCGAGTACAACAAACTGAAGGCGCGCAAGATTGGTCCCTTGGAAATTGTCGCAAAGATTAATTCCAATGCATACAAGTTGAAGCTTCCAAGTCACATCCGTACTTCTGATGTTTTTAATGTCAAACACTTAGTGCCTTTTTGTGGTGATAATTCTGATGATGATACGacaaattcgagggcgaatttcttcgattgccttggtcttcagaatttagccaaattccatcgtttagggcatcaaacatacgtttttgctattttaggaaagtttttattttgttaataactctttcgttaggagtctgtttgggccgccgtttgaggcgaattgttttattttatgagtactttcattattttaggtcgaccaaaatttgtcaaaaatagcaaattagggtctgagtcggtttaggggtttttttcatcctttcttgactagcaagttagggtttttccccaagtctataaaagagtccaGCATAAATTGTTTAGGACAACtttttttggaatatatatcttctttatcaaactttgttcaagtttaatcgatttttatctaaagttgggaaaccaaagtctagatattaatcaacgttcatagtcgatattcctaggaatattagAAGTCTGAACAACGCTTCTCTTttctctagtttctctaatatccgctgcatcagttggtatcagagccagttcGATTCCAGGGTTAGTAATATGCCAAGGTTACCAGTTGGTCGAGGTCGTGGTCGAGGTCGTGTTCGAGGccaagaagttgatccaattgattATAATACGATGAAGGAAGAATTATTGAATGAAATCCGAGTGATGATGGGTCAGAATAACATTCATCATGAAGAAGGAGACGAGGAAGAAGGGGATAATACCAACGAAGAAGGGGATTATACCAACCCTTTTGGTAGAGGACGCCGTGAAGGTAGGATAATCCAACGTGACGATTCTGAGCGCTGGAAGGCAGGAATAAAAGTGGAGGTTCCAGAATTCTATGGAGGTTTAGAACCGGAGGAGTTTCTTTCGTGGTTGAACACAGCTGAGGAAGTATTGGAATTTAAGGATGTACCAGATAACAAACGAGTTCAGCTGGTAGCAACTATGTTTCGGGGAAGAGCTAATTCGTGGTGGCAACAACACAAACTACAACGCTCTCGTAAAGGGAAGCAGAAGTTAGTCTcgtgggagaagatgaagaaacatatgaGAGCAGAATTTTTACCACACAACTATATCAGCTTGATGTACCAGCAACTACAAAACCTACGCAAGGGAACACGTTCTATAGACGAGTACACGAAGGAATTTTATCGATTACTTTCTCTTAACGATTTGTCGGAGTCAGATGAGCAAAAAGTCGCACGTTATGTAGGTGGTCTTCCTCAGCAATATCAGGATACACTTAACATGTTTGACTGTTGTTCTATATCGGATGCACATCATAGAGCAAGGCAGGTAGAGAAACAAGTGGGGCGTAGAAGTTCAAATTGGGGTAACAATGTAGCATCTTCCCCAACAAGTAATCGTAGTACGTCAACAAATAGTACTGTTAACAAACCTAATTCGGTTTCGACCCCAAGTACAACTCCAATCAGCTATTTTGGAGGCAAGTGTAATAAGTGCGGTGAAACTGGGCACAAAGGCACTGACTGTCGCAAAGTAGAACGtgtgaacaaggttcttttcaatgaagacaatcgtgaagaagatgattgGGTACCTGAATATGATGAGGATCCAGAGGATGACTCTGAACCTAGTGATGAAGTAGTTACAGGAGATACAGGAGTGAACTTTGTAGCAAGAAGAAGTTTTCTCACTCCACGTACAGATGAGGACGACAACTGGTTACGTAATAATATATTCCAGTCGACATGTACGATCGAGGGAAAAGTTTGTCGTTTAGTTATTGATCCTGGAAGTTGCGAGAATATTATTGACGAAGAGGTCGTGAAACGGTTTAGGCTGGAAACCAAGGCACATCCGCATCCATATAAACTTTCTTGGCTTAAGAAAGGGAATGAGGTGAAAGTAAACAAACGTTGCTTGGTTTCTTTTTCTATTGGtaacaaatataaagataaaatatggtGTGACATTACTAGTATGGATGCTTGTCACTTGTTGTTGGGTCGACCATGGGAGTTTGACAGGAAAACTAGTCATGACGGGCATAAAAATACCTACAGCTTTTTATGGAACGACGTACGTATAATACTTGTACCCAGCAAAGAAATTGCACCTAAACCATCTACCGGAAAAACTACCAATCTCTTGTCGTTTAAGCAGTTTGAAGTTGAGGCAGAAGATGCAGGAGAACTGTATGTGTTGATTAGCAAAGACCAACAGCCGGATGAAAGTAGTATCCCTATTGCAGCTCAACCTTTAATTAAGGAATTTATTGATGTTTTCCCTAACGAGTTGCCAGACGAGCTACCACCTCTCCGGGATATACAACACCATATTGATCTCATCCCTGGATCAAGCTTGCCAAACAAAGCGCATTATAGAATGAGTCCTAAGGAGCATGAAGAACTTCGTcgtcaagtggaagagttgttaCAGAAAGGTTTGATCCGACAGAGCCTAAGTCCTTGTGCTGTACCGGCCTTGTTGATTCCAAAGAAAGATGGAACGTGGAGAATGTGTGTTGACAGTCGAGCCATCAACAAAATCACAGTAAAATACCATTTTCCAATTCTTAGATTGGATGACCTGCTAGATCAGTTGTGTGGAGCGAAGGTGTTTAGCAAACTCGACTTGAAGAGTGGGTACCATCAGATCAGAATTCGAGAAGGTGATGAGTGGAAAACAACTTTTAAGACTCGAGAAGGGTTATATGAGTGGATGGTTATGCCGTTTGGATTGTCCAATGCGCCTAGTACATTCATGCGTATAATGAATCAAGTTCTCAGGCCCTTTATCGGTACTTTTGTGGTCGTTTATTTCGACGATATTCTTATTTATAGTGTTGATATGAACATGCATTTTCAACATCTTCGAGAAGTGCTTTCAACTCTACGTCGGGAAAAATTATTTGCAGCCATCAAAAAGTGTTCATTCATGACTGACCAAATTCTATTTCTCGGCTATGTCGTAACCAAGGATGGAATAAAGGTAGATGATTCCAAGGTTGAAGATGTAAGAAATTGGACCACACCCACTACACTGCACGAGGtaaggagttttcatggtttCGCTTCTTTTTACCGGCGTTTTATTCATCACTTCAGCACCATTATGGCACCCATTACTGAATGCATGAAAGTAGGAAAGTTCTCATGGTCTGAGGAAGCTGACAAAGCCTTTGAAGCAGTCAAGACAAAACTAATAACCGCACCACTATTGGTGTTACCTGATTTCAGCAAGCCATTTGAATTACACTGTGATGCATCGAAGGTGGGAATTGGAGCTGTTTTGAGTCAGGAAGGACGACCTGTAGCATATTTTAGTGAGAAGTTGAATGGTGCTAAGACAAACTACAGTACTTATGATGTGGAGTTTTATGCCATAGTTCAAGCCTTGAAGCTTTGGCGACACTATCTAATTCATAACGAATTCATTATGTTTTCTGACCATGATTCTTTAAGGCATATCAATAGGCAAGAGAAACTTTCATCTAGACATGGTAAGTGGGCTTCTTATTTGCAAGAGTTCACTTTTGTACTGAAGCACAAAGCTGGGTCGcagaatcaagttgctgatgctttAAGCCGTCGAAGTATGTTACTCAACACCATGCGAACTGAGGTAATAGATTTTGATTCGTATTCTAAACATATTCTAACCGATCCACACTTTGTGGAGATTGTGGATAATATCAGTCTAGAAAAACGAAGTGATTACCTTATGCATGAAGGATTTCTCTTTAAAGGTAACCAATTGTGTATTCCCGATTCTAGTCTTCGATTGAAGATTATTAAGGAGTTACATGACGAGGGGCACATGGGTAGAGATAAGACTTTCCAGCTTGTTTCAAAATCATATTATTGGCCAACAATGAGGCGTGAAGTTGCTAAATTCGTGGACAGATGTCGAATCTGTCAAGTTTCAAAAGGAAAAGCAACCAATGCAGGGTTATATATACCACTAAAAGTTCCAAGCCAACCATGGTCATATTTGAGCATGGATTTCGTATTGGGTTTACCTCGAACTCAGAGGGGGCATGATTCAGTATTTGTTGTTGTCGACCGTTTTTCAAAAATGTCTCACTTTATTGCTTGCAAGAAGACTACTAATGCACTGAAGGTAGCTGAATTTTTCTTCCAAGAAGTGTATCGTCTACATGGATTGCCCTGTTCAATAGTCAGTGATCGAGACACAAGATTCcttagttatttctggaaaacctTGTGGAAATTGGCTAATACAAGACTAATTTCAGTAGTGCGTATCATCCTCAAAGTGATGGCCAAACAGAAGTTGTGAATCGTTCTTTGGGTGATATACTACGGTGTATGGTTGGAGACAATCCGAAAAGTTGGGACCAGAAACTTTGCCAAGCTGAATTTGCATTTAATCGTTCAGTCAACCGTAGCCTGGGTATGAGTCCGTTCGAGGTTGTTTATGGATACAATCCACGAGCACCAATAGATTTAGCTCGTGTTCCTGATTTGAAGAGAATTGAAGTTCGTGCTGAAGAACGTATCCAACAGCTGCAGCAAGTTCACAAGTTGGCCGAAGAACAGTTGCTTCGAGCTAATGAAAGGTACAAGGAGGCGGCAGATAAGAAACGCAGAGTTTTCGAGTTTGAAGTAGGGGATTTTGTCTGGGCAATATTGACAAAGGATCGTTTTCCAGTTGGCGAGTACAACAAACTGAAGGCGCGCAAGATTGGTCCCTTGGAAATTGTCGCAAAGATTAATTCCAATGCATACAAGTTGAAACTTCCAAGTCACATCCGTACTTCTGATGTTTTTAATGTCAAACACTTAGTGCCTTTTTGTGGTGATAATTCTGATGATGATACGacaaattcgagggcgaatttctcCCAACCCCGAGAGAatgatgcagatgagcaggctatagcctatttg
This is a stretch of genomic DNA from Papaver somniferum cultivar HN1 chromosome 1, ASM357369v1, whole genome shotgun sequence. It encodes these proteins:
- the LOC113328101 gene encoding uncharacterized protein LOC113328101 isoform X2, translating into MVELCKECAMAIMEWKPEDDTSLYMLFRRSMRAAGGLCMKFVIFIESCRERRSHANGIFPGLEFKVAIEESSRVGARCFYIDQDMDVTLQQLCKVSSFYWLWSAYSTGVRGEAKFTRSFVQEIHSFQKELSPEILRR
- the LOC113328101 gene encoding uncharacterized protein LOC113328101 isoform X1, with amino-acid sequence MVELCKECAMAIMEWKPEDDTSLYMLFRRSMRAAGGLCMKFVIFIESCRERRSHANGIFPGLEFKVVAIEESSRVGARCFYIDQDMDVTLQQLCKVSSFYWLWSAYSTGVRGEAKFTRSFVQEIHSFQKELSPEILRR
- the LOC113291981 gene encoding uncharacterized protein LOC113291981; this translates as MFDCCSISDAHHRARQVEKQVGRRSSNWGNNVASSPTSNRSTSTTSTVNKPNSVSTPSKTPISYFGGKCNKCGETWHKGTDCRKVERVNKVLFNEDNREEDDWVPEYDEYPEDDSEPSDEVVTGVNFVARRSFLTPRTDEDDNWLRNNIFQSTCTIEGKVCRLVINPGSCENIIDEEVVKWFRLETKAHPHPYKLSWLKKGNEVKVNKCCLVSFSIGNKYKDKIWCDITSMDACHLLLGRPWEFDRKTSHDGHKNTYSFLWNDVRIVLVPSKEIAPKPSTGQTTNLLSFKQFEVEAEDAGELYVLISKDQQPDESSIPIAAQPLIKEFIDVFPNELPDELPPLRDIQHHIDLIPGSSLPNKAHYRMSPREHEELRRQVEELLQKGLIRQSLSPCAVPALLIPKKDGTWRMCVDSRAINKITVKYRFPIPRLDDLLDQLCGAKVFSKLDLKSGYHQIRIREGDEWKTAFKTREGLYEWMVMPFGLSNAPSTFMRIMNQVLRPFIGTFVVVYFDDILIYSVDMNMHFQHLREVLSTLRREKLFAAIKKCSFMTDQILFLGYVVTKDGIKVDDSKVEAVRNWTTPTTLHEQAI